The Mya arenaria isolate MELC-2E11 chromosome 16, ASM2691426v1 genome includes a window with the following:
- the LOC128222425 gene encoding zinc finger protein 845-like, translating to MHTGVKPYKCDLCCAAFRLAHYLKVHKRIHTGEKPFKCHKCSAAFAICYTLKKHMIIHNGEKAYTSDRKAAFTIIKTLKPHTRIYTGKKPYKCDRCGAAFNLKTSLQKHMIVHSGEKSCTYDTGSPYFNDSSSKRQMRNHNREKTNKCGNNNAAFSRKDNLVRHKRVNTAEKPYTCDTCKAAFTSYNYLQRHMKIHTDEKPFKCTICCAGFTQKYPLKVHMRRHTGEKPFKCNTCYKAFTANANLKNHMRIHTGEKLQKCDSSNATFTTRTDLRHRRMLTGERPFKCGICSAAFSRKYNLVNHMTIHTGEKPHKCDICDKTFATNGKVKVHMKIHTGEKPFICDLCKAAFTSTNDLQRHMRIHTGEKPFKCLICSAAFAYKYSLTIHTRTHTGEKPYKCNICNAAFTSTSDLQRHIRIHTGEKPYKCNICSAAFAQNYSLTEHMRIHTADKPYQFDKCDKTFPENSSLKTHIMIHTGKKPHSCDICKAIFSLRNDLKRHMRIHTEGKPYKCTICCAGFPRNYLFKVHMRTHTGEKPFKCDKCYKAFTTNGNLKNHMIIHTEEKPYKCTICFAAFANKHRLTVHTRRHTGERPYKCGKCKAAFACANDLRRHNKIHTGEKPFKCSICCASFAKNYFLTVHMRTHTGEKPYKCDKCNKTFTKNSSLKIHMRIHTGEKPHTCTICKAAFYVRIELQRHMRIHTGGRPFSCDICCATFSQKNTLTRHMRVHEG from the coding sequence ATGCATACTGGAGTGAAACCTTATAAGTGTGACCTTTGCTGTGCTGCTTTTAGGTTGGCACACTATTTAAAGGTCCACAAGAGAATACACACCGGAGAGAAACCgtttaaatgtcacaaatgttCTGCAGCCTTTGCAATTTGCTATACTTTGAAAAAACACATGATCATTCATAATGGAGAAAAAGCGTACACATCAGACAGAAAGGCAGCTTTTACTATCATCAAAACTTTAAAACCCCACACAAGAATTTACACTGGTAAGAAACCTTACAAATGTGACCGATGTGGAGCAGCTTTTAATCTAAAAACCAGTTTGCAAAAACACATGATAGTTCACAGTGGAGAGAAATCGTGTACATATGACACTGGCAGTCCTTATTTTAATGACAGTAGTTCTAAACGCCAAATGAGAAATCACAATAGAGAGAAAACTAATAAATGTGGAAACAATAATGCTGCCTTCAGTCGGAAAGATAATTTGGTAAGGCACAAGAGGGTAAACACAGCAGAGAAACCATACACATGTGACACATGTAAGGCTGCTTTTACTTCTTACAACTATTTGCAACGACATATGAAAATTCACACGGATGAGAAACCTTTTAAGTGTACCATTTGTTGTGCAGGCTTTACTCAGAAATATCCTCTGAAAGTCCACATGAGAAGACACACAGGTGAGAAACCATTCAAATGTAACACATGTTATAAAGCCTTTACAGCAAACGCTAATTTGAAAAACCACATGCGAATTCACACTGGAGAGAAACTTCAAAAATGTGACTCATCGAATGCAACTTTTACTACTAGAACAGATTTACGTCATAGGAGAATGCTCACGGGTGAAAGACCTTTTAAGTGTGGCATTTGTAGTGCTGCTTTCTCTCGGAAATATAATCTAGTAAACCACATGACAATTCATACAGGAGAAAAACCACACAAATGTGACATATGTGATAAAACGTTTGCAACAAACGGAAAAGTGAAAGTCCATATGAAAATTCACACCGGAGAGAAACCATTTATATGTGATTTATGTAAAGCTGCTTTTACTTCTACCAACGATTTGCAACGACATATGAGAATTCACACGGGAGAAAAACCTTTCAAGTGCCTCATTTGTAGCGCTGCCTTTGCTTACAAATACTCTTTAACTATCCACACGAGAACACACACAGGAGAAAAACCATACAAGTGTAATATATGTAATGCTGCTTTTACTTCTACCAGTGATTTGCAACGACATATTAGAATTCATACGGGAGAAAAACCTTACAAGTGCAACATTTGTAGTGCTGCTTTTGCTCAGAATTATTCTTTAACTGAACACATGAGAATACACACAGCGGATAAACCATACCAGTTTGACAAATGTGATAAAACCTTTCCTGAAAACAGTAGTTTAAAAACCCACATAATGATTCACACTGGAAAAAAGCCACACTCGTGTGACATTTGTAAAGCGATTTTTTCTTTGAGGAACGATTTAAAACGTCATATGAGAATACACACGGAAGGGAAACCGTACAAGTGTACCATTTGCTGTGCGGGTTTTCCTCGGAACTATCTTTTTAAAGTCCATATGAGAACACACACAGGCGAGAAACCTTTCAAATGTGACAAATGCTATAAAGCCTTTACAACAAACGGTAATTTGAAAAACCACATGATAATTCACACGGAAGAGAAACCTTACAAGTGCACCATTTGCTTTGCTGCTTTTGCTAACAAACATCGTTTAACTGTCCACACGAGAAGACATACAGGAGAAAGACCATACAAGTGTGGTAAATGTAAAGCTGCTTTTGCTTGTGCCAATGATTTACGACGACATAATAAAATTCACACAGGCGAGAAACCGTTCAAATGTTCAATTTGTTGTGCTTCTTTtgctaaaaattattttttaactgtaCACATGAGAACACACACAGGAGAAAAACCATATAAATGTGACAAATGTAATAAAACCTTTACTAAAAACAGTAGCTTAAAAATCCACATGAGAATTCACACTGGAGAGAAGCCACATACGTGTACCATTTGTAAAGCAGCTTTTTATGTCAGGATAGAATTACAACGGCATATGAGAATACACACGGGAGGGAGACCTTTCAGTTGTGATATTTGCTGTGCGACTTTTTCTCAGAAAAATACATTAACTCGCCATATGAGAGTACACGAAGGATAA
- the LOC128221161 gene encoding gastrula zinc finger protein XlCGF8.2DB-like gives MSSEAEPSFRCGICSTEFMECRQLLTHMKIHTGEKKTFTCETCDAVFSLKSNLQRHMKIHTGEKPYKCETCSAAFARGTDLRKHIRIHTGEKPYKCEICGLAFNQTSNLQGHMRAHTGDKPYKCDACAAAFVRGSDLRKHILIHTGEKPHKCMICGSGFTQKSSLKGHMRIHTGEKPHKCETCGAEFTHNFHLQRHIKIHTGEKPYDCEICGVSFSHKGQVAVHMRLHTGEKPYKCEVCGVNFARKAQVAEHMKFHTGEKPYKCEICDITFTHKAQVAGHMRFHNAETKP, from the coding sequence ATGAGCTCTGAAGCGGAGCCATCATTCAGGTGCGGAATATGTTCGACTGAGTTCATGGAGTGCCGGCAATTACTGACTCACATGAAAATTCACACCGGAGAGAAGAAAACATTTACGTGCGAGACATGTGATGCTGTTTTTTCTCTTAAAAGTAATTTGCAGCGACACATGAAAATTCACACTGGAGAAAaaccatacaagtgtgagaccTGTTCTGCGGCGTTTGCACGTGGGACTGATTTACGTAAGCACataagaatacacacaggagagaaaccatacaagtgtgagatatgtggtTTAGCTTTTAATCAAACGTCAAATTTACAAGGACACATGCGCGCGCACACAGGTGATAAACCATATAAGTGTGATGCATGTGCCGCAGCTTTTGTACGTGGATCGGATTTACGGAAGCACATACTAATACACACTGGAGAGAAGCCACACAAATGTATGATATGTGGCTCGGGTTTCACTCAAAAATCTAGTTTAAAAGGACACATGAGAATACACACTGGAGAGAAGCCACACAAGTGTGAAACATGCGGCGCAGAATTTACACACAATTTCCATTTACAGCGACACATTAAAATACACACTGGAGAGAAGCCATACGATTGTGAGATCTGTGGTGTATCTTTTTCACATAAGGGTCAAGTAGCGGTACACATGAGATTGCATActggagagaagccatacaagtgtgaggtATGTGGCGTAAATTTTGCACGTAAAGCGCAAGTAGCAGAACACATGAAATTTCATActggagagaagccatacaagtgtgagatatgtgacATAACTTTTACACATAAAGCTCAAGTAGCGGGACACATGAGATTTCACAACGCAGAAACAAAGCCATAA
- the LOC128221637 gene encoding uncharacterized protein LOC128221637, giving the protein MAVDINITTGVPTDMAVDINITTGVPTDMAVDINITTGVPTDMAVDINITTGAQTDMAVDINITTGTPTDMAVDINITTGVPTDMAVDINITTGAPTDMAVDINITTGAQTDMAVDNNTTTGVPTDMAVDINITTGVPTDMAVDINITTGTPTDMAVDITITTGVPTVLAVT; this is encoded by the coding sequence ATGGCAGTGGACATTAATATAACGACGGGAGTACCGACGGACATGGCAGTGGACATTAATATAACGACGGGAGTACCGACGGACATGGCAGTGGACATTAATATAACGACGGGAGTACCGACGGACATGGCAGTGGACATTAATATAACGACGGGTGCACAGACGGACATGGCAGTGGACATTAATATAACGACGGGAACACCGACGGACATGGCAGTGGACATTAATATAACGACGGGAGTACCGACGGACATGGCAGTGGACATTAATATAACGACGGGAGCACCGACGGACATGGCAGTGGACATTAATATAACGACGGGTGCACAGACGGACATGGCAGTGGACAATAATACAACGACGGGAGTACCGACGGACATGGCAGTGGACATTAATATAACGACGGGAGTACCGACGGACATGGCAGTGGACATTAATATAACGACGGGAACACCGACGGACATGGCAGTGGACATTACTATAACGACGGGAGTACCCACGGTCTTGGCAGTGACATGA